TCGAAATGCTCTTCGCTCACCTCAAGCGCATACTACGGATGGCACGTTTAAGGCTTCGAGGGCCGTGTGGTGCGAGAGACGAATTCCTGCTTGCCGCAACCGCACAGAACCTGAGGAGGCTGGCCAAACTCAGGCCTCAGATGCCGCCATGCGGTGCCATCGCCGCTTGAGGGCGGCATCGACCGATACCCTGCGCTAAGGCGTAGGCAGATCGCAGCATAGTGCACCGCCCAAAAGACCGAAAAGGGCGTGTGAGCGGATAATCCGTCGAGTTTTTCAACGATATCGGGCCCAAAGCAGCCATTAACGCTTCCATTTAAAGAAGGGTTGCTGCCTTGTTATGCGTCAACTTCTCCAGGCTTTCTAATGCTCGGGAGCTGCGCAATGCCCACGGTGGCGAACGGAACGAGGATTAGGCCGATCGGAAGCCAAAGGTACCATCGTCGCTTCTTAACTGCCGCAATCCGTGCTGCTCCAATGCCCGAGGACAACCACAGCAGGATTCTTCCATAATCCAACCAAGTCATAGACGCCTCAGAGTTTGCAAGATGTTGCAATTTCTGTCGCACTTAGTCGCCGTTGTCCACCCCTCCGGCTCGAGTTCATCTCCAAGTTCAATTCTATTCTCGGCCTTTCCCTTGTTCGATGGATAGAGGACGCAGCCTTCCTATTTTCCAAACAAACCAATGCCGTCAGTATATCAACGACCGCGAGGGACGGGGGAATGGTCGGGAAATGGCAGCTGTTGAGCCATGACGCCTACCGGCCCCTAAGCAGCCGTACCTGGACGTGGAGCCCGGCCAACCAGCCGGGATTTGCGATTTGACGGTGCTGGTTTGAAAACCCCGACCGACCTCACCTCATTTCGCAGGCGCAACGAGCGGTTCCCCTTTGCGAACAACATAAGTCGCCAGCTCCGATGCACTGCCAGTGCCCATATTCTTGGCCGCGTGAACAACACCAGCGGGAATGAAGAGCGTCTGTCCGGCAGAAAGGGTCACCGATTTGTGCCCCTCAAGTTCGTACTGCAGCGTCCCTTCGAGTACATAAGCTACCTCTTCTCCCGGATGCGAATGTCTCGGAGCTAGCGAACCTGGGGCAAAATCGACGCGCACCTGCACAATCTGGTAGCCCGGAACCTCAATGTCATTCTTGAGAAGATCGGTGCGCTGTAACGGATCAGCCCAAGCGGCGGTTGAGGGTAACGCAGTCGCGATTAATGCGAGTGCGCAGACAATATTGCGAAGCGTTTTCATTGAAACGTCCTTTCGTGACTGGACTTATTTTCAGTTTTCTCGGGGGCTTAGAGAAATTGAGGAGCTATCGGAGCATTTCCGCAGCCTTTGTGTACCCGCCACCCATGCCGTCCAGGAAATGTAGGTGAGAACCCTTGTTGCTGGATGGGACAAGGCAGGTCATAAGGGCGTGGGTCTGCCGGTGCAGGCCAAACTTGATCTCTCCGCGATTTCTGGCACGGACAAGCAGGGCCTCAACCGATTCGATCTGGTCTGACGTGCAATCCAACGTCAGGCGTAGAACATCGTCGTATCTGCGATAGTCGGAATTCGAGACGACATCCGCCCAATCTCCACCGCCGAGATATTCTGCGACATCCTCGGTGATGACAACGTCGCTCGGCACAGGATGGGAGCGCCGTTCGCCCTCGTCGAACACTGCTACGATCTGTTTCGCCAGCGTCGCGAACATTGCAGACTTTGTATGATCCACGGGTTCTACCAAGAGGGAGAGTATCTCGCCGCTCTGGCTGGGGATGGGGGCCCACTCGCAGGTTAGTCCTATTAGGTCCGGGGCGCTGCGTGTGAGATTGTGTTCTATCATATATTTTCCGGCCTTTATTTGCCGGTTCGCCCAGTTCAGCCCGCCGCCAGCAAACATGGCATACGTAGCCGCCTTGGAGGCGGAATATCGGGCGGTTCTGACGTCGTTTCCGGACGCTCGGACTTCTTTCATTGAGATCAGGCCTGCACGCAGGTCTAGCTGGAAGACGTGGCGGATGTACTCGACTGTCTGCCGGAGAGCCGCTGTCGCCGTTTCCAACCTCCCAGGATGAAGGGCGAAGGCGGCACCATCGCCGCGAAAGACGAATGGAAAGTCGAAGCTGTTCCAGGCGTTTCCGAGTGCCGCGATTGCTGATGCGCCCGCAAAATTGACGTCCTTGTATCGGCCCGAAGCCACCGCCGAAGTGGAGTCGACGACATCCGTTATTCCGACGAGCCACTCGTCAGGCAGCGGTTGGTAAATCGTCGTGTCAAGCAGATCGGCAAAATCATCGTACGCGCGGTCATGCGCTTTGGACTTAAACATTGAATTGCCTCCAGACCTTTCACGCCATCATTGATGGCTCGATCTCATTGTTGTCGGGTCTGCCCGCCTGATGCGGTCAGACCCGAGAAACGGAGCTCAAACGAGGTTGGTCACAACATTGACGTTGCCGTGCGTTGCCTTGGAGTAAGGGCAGATCGTATGAGCGGCGGCGATCAACTCACGTGCGATCACAGGATCAATGTCGGGCACGCTGACATTGAGACGGGCGCTCAGGAAGTAGTTGCCATCATCGGCGTTCAGATCAATTTCAGCATCAACTGCCGTCCCTGCCGGGAGCTTGATCTGTCTCTGGGAGGCGGCAACTTCGATAGCACCCATATAGCAGGCGGACCATGCGGCACCGAAGAGGTTCTCGGCGGCCGGATGCGGCTGCTTCATCTTGATGTCAAGAAATCCATCGCTGCTGCGGGCTCCGCCTTCGCGGCCGTTTGTGTTGTGTGTCTTACCAGTAAAGAGAACCTTGGCGGTCATAACGAAATCCTTTTCGGTAGCTGTTGATGATTGCGTCTGCACCGTTGTGCTGACCAAAAACCTACTGCTCCCGGACGGAAACCGCACGTTATGCGTTGTTAGCTGTCATTAGCTGTCATCAGCGACGCCTGCGAACAGAATGCGTTTGAAGCCGCCCAACCCCTTTGCGTAAAGGAGTTTTGATCTGGATGGTGGTGGCCGTGGCGCAACTATGAACATCTAACAACGCCTAACGTGCCCACCAAACTTTCTAGGCGTACCTCTTGGAGCAGCACAGTCGTGCAAACGATCAACCTGTATCCGAGGAGAATGATCATGACCGCTATCAAGACTGACGTTATCGATCAAGACCGCCGTCGCCTTTTGGCTGCCGCAGCATCCGGCATCGCCGCACTCGGCGTTGCTAGCTTGCTACCCTCATATTCCGAGGCAGCGCTGGCATCTGATACTATCCGTCCGTTCCTGGTGAACGTTCCAGAAGCCGATCTCGATGACCTTCGCTATCGTCTTGCTCACACACGGCTCCCTGAAAGAGAGACTGTAGGCGACTTCACCCAAGGGGTACCGCTCAAAACCACCAAGCAGGTGCTGGATCACTGGCAGAACAAATACGACTGGCGCAAGGTCGAGGCACGGATCAATGCCGTCCCGAATTTCATCACCGAGATCGATGGCCTAGACATCCATTTCATCCACGTCCGCTCTAAGCACGAAAACGCACTTCCCCTGATCGTAACGCATGGATGGCCCGGTTCGATTATCGAGCAGTTGAAGATCATCGGGCCGCTCACCGATCCCACTGCCCACGGCGGCAGCGCCTCGGATGCATTCCATATCGTCATCCCGTCGATGCCGGGGTACGGCTTCTCCGGAAAACCCGAAGCGACAGGATGGGGACCTGAACGCATTGCATCGGCCTGGATCACCCTGATGCGACGCCTGGGCTATCAGCAGTTTGTCGCTCAGGGCGGCGATTGGGGTGCGGTGGTGACCGATATGATCGGCGTGCAGGCTCCTCCGGAGCTGCTTGGCATCCATACCAATATGCCTGGGGCCATCCCCGACGAAATTAACAATGCCTCGTTTGTGGGAGCGCCTGCGCCAGAGGGGCTTTCAGACGACGAGAAGGCCACGTACGATCAGCTGGTCTCCTTCTACAAGAATGTCTACTACGCATTTCTGATGGGCACGCGTCCCCAAACCCTTACTGGATTGTCGGACTCTCCTATCGCGCTTGCCACCTACATGCTCGATCACGACCGGGCGAGCCTCGAAATGATTGCCCGGTCGTTTAACGGCCAGGACGAGGGACTCAGCCCTGACGATGTCCTCGACAATGTGACGCTGTTCTGGCTGACAAACACAGGCGTATCGTCCGCTCGCCTTTATTGGGAGAACAAGCTCGCATTCTTTGCTCCGAAGGGTGTCAAGGTGCCTGTCGCGGTCAGTGTGTTCCCGGACGAGCTTTACCAAACGCCGCGTGCGTGGGCCGAGAAAGCGTACCCGAACCTCGTGCACTACAACAAGCTTCCCAAGGGCGGACATTTTGCAGCTTGGGAGCAGCCGAAGTTTTTCACGGACGAAGTTCGGGCTGGATTTCGCAGCCTCCGGAAAACTGGCTGAGCTTTGGACTGGAGCCCAACGGGCTCCAGTTTCCTCGAAGGGATATGCGCGTGAACAAGACCAAGACCATGCATCTCATCTATACAGCGATTACAGAAACCAAGGGCGGACGCAAAAATGGCTTCGCCCGCAGTGCCGATGGTGTGCTCGATGTCAGGCTCTCAGACCCGAATTCGGACCGCATTGGAACCAATCCAGAGCAACTTATGGCCGCCGCTTGGTCGGCCAGTTTCGCAAGCTCTGTTGCAAATGTGGCCCGAGAGACCGGCGTGAGCCTCTCCACCCAAGTAAGGATTCATGCCGAGGTCGACCTCTCTTCCGATGAGTGTGAAACACTGCTTGGTGTGCGGCTTGCCATTTACCTCCCCGGTCTCGAACGGGACGTGGCGTGGAGGTTGATTGAAGATTCTCGACGGATATGCCCATTCTTCCGAGCCACGCAGGGCAACATTGAAGTTGTCTTCGAGATCGTCTGAACGAAGGGGCTGAGCGACACGTTGGTCCTCAATAGCGCCGGAAGCACCGTTGGAGTATAATGAGCAAGTAGGGGCGCTGGGGCGAAACTCATGAACGGGGTTGGCGACGCTAGAGAGGATATGCTTTCCTTCGGCCCGTTCAATTTGAGCGTCGGCCAGCGTCTTCTCGCGAAAGACGGTGTTCCGGTCGATCTCGGTTCCCGTGCTTTGGACTTGTTGGTCGCTCTCACGCTCGCCCCCAATGTCGTCGTCAGCAAACAGGAGCTGATTTCCCGGGTCTGGCCTGACGTCATCGTTGATGAAGGCAGCCTGCGTTTTCACATGACCGGACTGAGGAAGGCGCTTGGCGATGGCCATGACGGCGCGCGTTACATAACGACCGTCGCCGGGAGAGGTTATTGTTTCGTTGCGCCCATCTCGCGCTCCACCCACCTAAGGCAAGACCACGCCGCGTCCGATTTCCGTCACGCCCTCCTGCCGAGTCGACTTGATCGCATGGTCGGACGTGAGCAGGATGTCTTGGCTCTTTCGGAAAAACTGATGACGTCGCGGATGGTGACCATCGTCGGTGTCGGCGGTGTCGGAAAGACAACCGTCGCCACAGCCGTTGCACATCACCTTGCTCCGTCATTCAACGGCGCGGTAGTGTTTGCGGACTATGGCATGTTGAGCGATCCCGGATTGGTCCCGGCCGGAATTGCCTCGATGCTTGGCTTGTCCGTCGGCTCCAACGATGTAAGGCCAAGCTTGATTGCCTATCTCCGGGAAAAGCAAATCATGCTGGTTCTTGATACCTGCGAGCATCTGATCGATGCCATTGCCGATCTCGTGGCCACCATTATCGACGCCGCGCCAAACGTCTTCCTCTTGGCGACAAGCCGGGAAGCATTGAGAATTGAAGCGGAAAGCGTCTACAGACTCGACACACTGGCTTGCCCGCCGGATGATCCGGAGCTTTCGACCGATGCCGTTCTGGCATTTCCAGCGACGAAACTGTTCGTGGAACGCGCTGCGGCGAGCGGAGCCACACTTAAACTCAACGACCAAGATGCCCGCGTCGTTGCCGGCATTTGCCGAAAACTCGACGGGATGGCGCTTGCTTTAGAACTCGCTGCCCGGCGCGTCGAGAGTTATGGTCTACACCAGACCGCACGGCTGCTCGGACAGCATTTGACTCTGGGGTGGGCGGGATCGCGAACGGCACCGCCGCGACAAAAAACGCTGCAGGCCACCCTCGACTGGAGTTTTGGGCTTCTTACCGACATCGAGCGAACCGTGCTTCGACGTCTGGCGGTGTTTGTAGGCAATTTCACGCTTGATGCCGCGCTGGAAGTGCTCTCAGGTTCCGACATTGCTCCTTCGGTAGTCTTCGGTGCAATTGACAACCTCGTCGCCAAGTCCCTCCTCGCTACCCATCCCCTGGGGGCGACGATGCGCTACCGACTACTGGACACAACACGGGCATACGCTATTCAATGCCAGACGGACGAAGATCGTGCAGGTTTGAATGCGCGTCATGCGGCGTACTATCAGCGATGGCTGGAGCAATATGGACCGGATTGGCCGACATTGTCGACGGGTCCGGAGCGACTGCCGTATTTTGTCAGCATCAACAATGTTCGAGCGGCATTGGAGTGGGCTTTTGGGGAGCAAGGCGATATCGCCGTCGGCATCAGGCTTGCTGCGGCCGCCGTTTCTGTCTTCCAGGTGATGTCGCTTTTCCCCGAATGCCAGCGCTGGTCGCAACGCGCACTTTTGGCTCTGAATGAGGAGTTCAAGGGAAGCGCTGAAGAAATGCACCTGCAAGCGGGTCTCGGAATATCCCAAATGTATTTGCAGGGCGGTCTCGAGGCCCCGCAGATCGCTCTCGGTCGCGGGCTTTCCATCGCTGAAGACCGGGGTAATGCGATTGATCAGTTGCGCATTCTGGGCCTGCTGCACATGTTCAACCTTCGCACGGGCGACTTTTATGCTGCCCTTGCCTATGCACGCCGCTGCTCGTCGATTGCCTCCACTCTGGACGATCCCTCGACCGTTGAGCTAGGCCACTTCTTCCTCGGAAATTCGCTGCATTTTACAGGCGATCTCGGCAATGCCCGAAGTGAACTTGAGGCCGCCGCGAGGGGCGAGCCGCAGCCACA
This genomic stretch from Pararhizobium capsulatum DSM 1112 harbors:
- a CDS encoding cupin domain-containing protein, whose amino-acid sequence is MKTLRNIVCALALIATALPSTAAWADPLQRTDLLKNDIEVPGYQIVQVRVDFAPGSLAPRHSHPGEEVAYVLEGTLQYELEGHKSVTLSAGQTLFIPAGVVHAAKNMGTGSASELATYVVRKGEPLVAPAK
- a CDS encoding DUF3095 family protein, which codes for MFKSKAHDRAYDDFADLLDTTIYQPLPDEWLVGITDVVDSTSAVASGRYKDVNFAGASAIAALGNAWNSFDFPFVFRGDGAAFALHPGRLETATAALRQTVEYIRHVFQLDLRAGLISMKEVRASGNDVRTARYSASKAATYAMFAGGGLNWANRQIKAGKYMIEHNLTRSAPDLIGLTCEWAPIPSQSGEILSLLVEPVDHTKSAMFATLAKQIVAVFDEGERRSHPVPSDVVITEDVAEYLGGGDWADVVSNSDYRRYDDVLRLTLDCTSDQIESVEALLVRARNRGEIKFGLHRQTHALMTCLVPSSNKGSHLHFLDGMGGGYTKAAEMLR
- a CDS encoding Ohr family peroxiredoxin → MTAKVLFTGKTHNTNGREGGARSSDGFLDIKMKQPHPAAENLFGAAWSACYMGAIEVAASQRQIKLPAGTAVDAEIDLNADDGNYFLSARLNVSVPDIDPVIARELIAAAHTICPYSKATHGNVNVVTNLV
- a CDS encoding epoxide hydrolase family protein; translated protein: MTAIKTDVIDQDRRRLLAAAASGIAALGVASLLPSYSEAALASDTIRPFLVNVPEADLDDLRYRLAHTRLPERETVGDFTQGVPLKTTKQVLDHWQNKYDWRKVEARINAVPNFITEIDGLDIHFIHVRSKHENALPLIVTHGWPGSIIEQLKIIGPLTDPTAHGGSASDAFHIVIPSMPGYGFSGKPEATGWGPERIASAWITLMRRLGYQQFVAQGGDWGAVVTDMIGVQAPPELLGIHTNMPGAIPDEINNASFVGAPAPEGLSDDEKATYDQLVSFYKNVYYAFLMGTRPQTLTGLSDSPIALATYMLDHDRASLEMIARSFNGQDEGLSPDDVLDNVTLFWLTNTGVSSARLYWENKLAFFAPKGVKVPVAVSVFPDELYQTPRAWAEKAYPNLVHYNKLPKGGHFAAWEQPKFFTDEVRAGFRSLRKTG
- a CDS encoding Ohr family peroxiredoxin, producing MNKTKTMHLIYTAITETKGGRKNGFARSADGVLDVRLSDPNSDRIGTNPEQLMAAAWSASFASSVANVARETGVSLSTQVRIHAEVDLSSDECETLLGVRLAIYLPGLERDVAWRLIEDSRRICPFFRATQGNIEVVFEIV
- a CDS encoding ATP-binding protein encodes the protein MNGVGDAREDMLSFGPFNLSVGQRLLAKDGVPVDLGSRALDLLVALTLAPNVVVSKQELISRVWPDVIVDEGSLRFHMTGLRKALGDGHDGARYITTVAGRGYCFVAPISRSTHLRQDHAASDFRHALLPSRLDRMVGREQDVLALSEKLMTSRMVTIVGVGGVGKTTVATAVAHHLAPSFNGAVVFADYGMLSDPGLVPAGIASMLGLSVGSNDVRPSLIAYLREKQIMLVLDTCEHLIDAIADLVATIIDAAPNVFLLATSREALRIEAESVYRLDTLACPPDDPELSTDAVLAFPATKLFVERAAASGATLKLNDQDARVVAGICRKLDGMALALELAARRVESYGLHQTARLLGQHLTLGWAGSRTAPPRQKTLQATLDWSFGLLTDIERTVLRRLAVFVGNFTLDAALEVLSGSDIAPSVVFGAIDNLVAKSLLATHPLGATMRYRLLDTTRAYAIQCQTDEDRAGLNARHAAYYQRWLEQYGPDWPTLSTGPERLPYFVSINNVRAALEWAFGEQGDIAVGIRLAAAAVSVFQVMSLFPECQRWSQRALLALNEEFKGSAEEMHLQAGLGISQMYLQGGLEAPQIALGRGLSIAEDRGNAIDQLRILGLLHMFNLRTGDFYAALAYARRCSSIASTLDDPSTVELGHFFLGNSLHFTGDLGNARSELEAAARGEPQPQRTPASYVGFEGKHLAGGILARNLWLQGYSDQADIRARKTIGDAAKLDHSLTLCIALLGGIAVFLWRDDVRSAEEHIEWLISRAGLNSLSPYVSVARGFEGELAIRRGDVKLGIDTLRRCIERLHNSTYEVFTTMLELSLVKGLAVVGEYEEGFSRINKAIELVERNGDLCYWPELLRIKATLLLSTQSIGEAEACLVSSIEKSTKMGAHAWELRTATDLAALWIADGRLRDALKLLQAVLEPFDEGLDTADVIAAKSLLATVL